One window of the Lepidochelys kempii isolate rLepKem1 chromosome 23, rLepKem1.hap2, whole genome shotgun sequence genome contains the following:
- the LOC140902374 gene encoding inositol-tetrakisphosphate 1-kinase-like, translating to MPSWRKGKRIGYCLNDKKKKKLNFQGFEDLCRQRGYEVIEIDLAKPLCEQGPFDVIIHKLSDLILESSYDSQSHQLIHDFQTYVETYSSIILLDPFPAVRLLLDRFESYRLLQDFQKQDSCIFSPPYVELNSGTGREAVARIREQGLTFPLICKTRVAHGPSSHEMALIFNEEGLGEVSAPCLLQSFVNHDAVLFKVFVVGSSHFVVRRPSLKNFPRGESARRSIFFNSHSVSKPESCSRLTELDEATLEPTPPSDNVICRAMRGLRSTLGLSLFGVDLIVEKQTGRCAVIDVNAFPGYEGVPEFFSALLNHIETLLESHEQAARARVLVAEYSLHQQASHVDKAQESTHDTNLRAPWLANSLETPKSAPAESSFFTFAVLPAVLSRH from the exons GCAACGAGGCTATGAAGTCATTGAG ATTGACTTGGCCAAACCCCTCTGTGAGCAGGGCCCCTTTGACGTCATCATCCACAAACTCTCTGACCTGATCCTCGAGTCCAGCTATGACAGCCAGTCTCACCAGCTCATCCATGACTTCCAG ACCTATGTGGAAACCTATTCCAGCATCATCCTCCTTGACCCATTTCCAGCTGTACGGCTGCTCCTGGACCGATTTGAATCCTATCGCCTCCTCCAGGACTTTCAGAAGCAAG aCAGCTGCATCTTCTCCCCACCCTACGTGGAGCTGAATAGCGGGACCGGGCGTGAGGCGGTGGCACGGATCCGGGAGCAGGGCCTCACCTTCCCCTTAA tTTGCAAAACCCGGGTGGCTCACGGACCCAGCTCCCACGAG ATGGCGCTGATCTTCAacgaggaggggctgggggaggtgagcGCCCCCTGCTTGCTCCAGAGCTTCGTCAACCACGACGCTGTCCTCTTCAAGGTCTTCGTGGTGGGCTCTTCCCACTTCGTGGTGCGCCGGCCGTCCCTGAAGAACTTCCCGCGAGGGGAATCag CCAGGAGAAGCATCTTCTTCAACAGCCACAGTGTCTCCAAGCCGGAGTCCTGCTCCCGCCTGACTGAG CTGGATGAGGCGACCCTGGAGCCCACCCCGCCCTCTGACAACGTCATCTGCCGAGCCATGCGGGGCCTGCGCTCCACCCTGGGGCTCTCTCTGTTTGGGGTGGATCTGATTGTGGAGAAGCAGACGGGGCGGTGCGCCGTCATAGACGTCAACGCCTTCCCAG GTTATGAAGGCGTCCCGGAGTTCTTCTCAGCCCTCCTGAATCACATCGAGACACTGTTGGAGAGCCACGAGCAGGCGGCCCGGGCCAGGGTGCTTGTGGCTGAGTATTCCCTGCACCAGCAGGCGTCACATGTGGACAAGGCCCAGGAGAGCACCCACGACACCAACCTGAGGGCCCCTTGGCTGGCCAATTCCCTCGAGACCCCCAAGTCGGCACCGGCTGAGAGCAGCTTCTTCACCTTCGCCGTTCTGCCTGCCGTGCTCTCCCGGCACTGA